aagacaatGAAGGCAAAAATAGGACAAAATAATATTAGCCTATAAAGACAAACTATTTTTTGGTGTATATTTCCAATTTTCCTTAATTTTTCTGtagatataaatttattatgttagTTAAATTTCATTGTGTATATGTTAATTAAATCATGTGAGTATCATTCCAATCAGATTCATTGTTCTCATGAGATGGCTTTAAGTTGTTCTCTACTTAAACCCTTTGCCGAAAACCATAGTTCAGTCAACTATGTGCATGCTTTCCTCTTCATGCATCTCTATTCAGGCATCTGATATGTTTTCAAAGCGCGAAGAAGTAATCATCAAAATTTTGATGGAGCTGTATAGAGCCACAAAAGTTACTCATCTCACTCCATTCCCACATGCTTCAGCAAGTGTAGTTGTCTTACCTATGGCTATTGGTGTACTTCTATGATTTGTTTAGTTGAAGAAAAAGCTTCTCAAGAAGCAGTTAAAGTGATAAGACACACGTGTCACTTTTCTATTTGGAGTCGTATAGGTGGAAACATGTTTATCACACAAGGCGGTAGAATTCTTTAGTGAATCAAACTCCACTCCTCATTtgaaatgtaaatattttattcaaatagTATTAAACTCtaagatttttgttactattcATCAAAAATTACATTGCAAGTCACATTTTGAGTTTATAATTACAACATTAGTTACATTCTACTTATAGCATTTCAATGTAAATTGAGCATTATATCTTCTAACCATTAATCAAATTTTACggatttttattgttttattaataacaataacaaaacataaatatatccATCATGTGACAGTGAAATTTGCTTTGTACTAATTTtcccaaatcaaaaaaaaatcctcaaCCTTAATCCCAACAATACAGATGAAGAGTCCAACATTATCACCATCCCAATTCCTTTGATAGAACTCTTGTAGAGAATTTTAGGTTAAAGAAGATGTTAGATATGGAATGTACAGAAACTCGGTTGAGGAGGGAAAGAGACACACTGGAGAAGGTGTGCGAGGAACTGGTGACTAGGATCGATGAACTCAAGGCAGAAACAAGGAGAATATGGGACTAGATGGAGGAGGAGAGACGGATGTTGCAAATGGCTGAGATGTGGAGGGAGGAAAAGGTTAGGGTTAGGTTGAGGGATGCGAAACTTTCCTTGTAAGAAAAGTATGAAGAGATCAATTGGTTTGTGGATGACCTAGAAAAGTGTTTAGAGATGGCTAAAGAAGTAGGAGGAGTTGAGTTGATGAGAACGTTTGATTAAGACGGCAAGATTGTTGGAAGATGCAGCTAATgatataaattttgagaaattagGAAACTTCAGGATGAGAGACGGGTTATAAGAGGGAGCTATGCGTGTCAAGGTTAGTGACCAGCTTATCCTCTTTACCATACATCtaactatatataacattatctTCATCATTTTGCTTTTCTTTGGCAGATGGAGAAAACAGCTCGTTTGAAAGCAGAAACAAAGGAGAGAACACTTAAAAAGTTTCTTCTTTCTCAGAAAGACGTGGTGTACACGGAGCCTCTAGAGATTCAAGCGGGAAGATCGGTGACGGTTTTCTACAGACCTTCGAACACGGTTTTGAATGGGAAGCCTGAGGTTTGGTTTAGAGGCTCTTTTAATCGGTGGACTCACCGCTTGGGTCCTTTGCCTCCTCAGAAAATGGAGGCAGCTGATGATGGAAGCTCCCACGTGAAGACTTCAGCTAAGGTCCCATTAGATGCTTACATGATGGACTTTGTTTTCTCCGAGAAAGAGGATGGTGGAGTGTTTGATAACAGATATGGTTTGGACTACCACTTACCGGTAGTGGGAGGTATCGCCAAGGAGCCACCATTGCACATTGTTCATATTGCTGTTGAAATGGCACCCATTGCAAAGGTAACCGTAAGACTAAAACCAGTGTAAGCTTGTCAGGAATAGGCACAGATGGATATAGACTACAAAAAACGTGTTCATTGTCTTGCTTTTGACCCTCCATTTCAGATGAGTTGAGTTGAGTTTGATTTAAGTTCAGTCAAAAGAGTGGATGAATATAAATAGGAGTGTTTTTCTTGTTCACGTGTCATGTCAAACCAAAACTGGTAACTAAGAGGAAAGTAGAGGTTAGTCCTTCTTTTGCCCTCTTAGACAGACATAGGTGAAGTTTTGTTGAGTCACTGAATTGTtgttcatagtttttttttttttttttcttcaaattggaagttatttctaatattttcgaggtgtaatttttttttcccaaatctCCATCTAAACCATATTTCTCATTAaagttttgtttaattattcaGATTTTTTACAATGCAATATTTTATAAGATCTTCACCAACACAAACGATCTACTAAgagaaattttcttttgttaaacaGAAGATTGTTGTTCAaagaatgaaaatatatattgaaagaaATTTGATGATGGCATATTTGATGGGCGGGAGGGACTACAACCAATAATAATTATGATTGTGGGCATTATTattaatagaaaataataaaaaagtttaGAGGATGAAAATTTAAACGAATATtgatacattttaaattattttgataaaatatttgtaaataaaataataaataatacgGAATTTTagtaaatcaaaaaaaaaatattcattaaataAGGATTGTAGaaggaaaaagaaatatatgaagGGCTTGTTTCTCATCACTTTCTTTTTGGGCTTTGATATGGGCTTGGAGTCCACTTTAAACTAAATCAAATTGGCCCTATAAGCATAataatctataataataaaataaataggatTTCCCAAATAGTGTTTGTTTGTTCGTTCGTTCGTTTCTCCAGCGAAGCGAGCTCCGACGAGGGAATCCCTGGCGGAAGAAGAGCAATCGTCGCCCATGAAGAAACAGAAGGtcgaagaggaagagaagataTACAGTGATACACACGTGCCCGAGCTGGGTTGTAAACCCCAGTGGGATGTGGACAGCTACGATGGTCGCGAGTACGAATCAGATCCCGAGGATAGAAAGTTGTTCTCTGACGACGAAGAGTATGAGAAGTACCGTCGCGAAAGACGCAGGGCTTTCGATAGTAAGGtaattttgattgttttattttcttgccagattcagaaaaaaaaaaacgatttattcactttttaaaaaaaaaaaattaattttagggTTTTATTTATGAACCTCTGAGCGGAAACTATCCAATTAAAGATCTGGAAGCATTAGTGTATCCCAACGTGACTAGTCGGGAGTTGATGACAGATCTTGCCAACTTGTGTGTTAAGAAACTCAACGAGACTGAGGTTAGACTCATTCTCatcaaataataattaatatgtatttacattttcattatggatttattctcatttccattcgtatatatatatatatatatatatgtatagaaAAAGACGGTTGAATTGGTTGAAATTGTGAGAGTTATTGTGCTTGGTGGAGGTACCCGGAAAGCTTACATAACGTTTATGGCTCCTGAATCTCTCAATGGACCTCTTATTGAGTACCAAGCCAAAGTGGTTACCTATGCAAAAAACTTGAAACCTCCTGTTCCTATCCTCTGCAGACCAAGTCCTATACCCTCAATCTAGCCAGGT
The window above is part of the Brassica napus cultivar Da-Ae chromosome C8, Da-Ae, whole genome shotgun sequence genome. Proteins encoded here:
- the LOC106423128 gene encoding starch synthase 3, chloroplastic/amyloplastic-like isoform X2, which encodes MRVKMEKTARLKAETKERTLKKFLLSQKDVVYTEPLEIQAGRSVTVFYRPSNTVLNGKPEVWFRGSFNRWTHRLGPLPPQKMEAADDGSSHVKTSAKVPLDAYMMDFVFSEKEDGGVFDNRYGLDYHLPVVGGIAKEPPLHIVHIAVEMAPIAKVTVRLKPV
- the LOC106423128 gene encoding uncharacterized protein LOC106423128 isoform X1, which codes for MKKQKVEEEEKIYSDTHVPELGCKPQWDVDSYDGREYESDPEDRKLFSDDEEYEKYRRERRRAFDSKGFIYEPLSGNYPIKDLEALVYPNVTSRELMTDLANLCVKKLNETEKKTVELVEIVRVIVLGGGTRKAYITFMAPESLNGPLIEYQAKVVTYAKNLKPPVPILCRPSPIPSI